In Desulfurella sp., the sequence GTAACTTTTATGCCAGCACCAACTATATCTTCTTCAATATCATTTTTTATAACGCCAATATTTACATCCGATACATTTTTTAAATCAATATTACCGGTTTTTATGTCGGCTCTGTCTACTTTTACGTTTTCTTCTACATGGAAGATGCCATTTTTTTGAATCAGAGAACCTTTTTTTTTGGAAATAAACTTTATACTTGTTTCATCTTCTACCTTATCAATATCTGCTGTATCAATTCTGATATTTATTTTTTGAATTTCTTTACCATCTTTAGCTTTTAAGATATTTCCAAAGATGTCGTATCCATCAATGCCTTTTGTGGGCTTAATATACTGAGCAATTACAGTGCCAACATCAACACCAATGGCAAAATTTTTTTCTTTAAAGTTGATATTGCCCTTTTCGTCAATTTGGCCTACTGTGTTTAATTGAAAAAAGGTTTTAAGTTCGGAATTTTTACCGTCAATTGGAGGTGTACCAATAGCTATTAGTACCTTAAACTTAGTAAAATTTGGGTTTAAGCGCTTTTGAATCTCTTTTGCAATTAATGGAAAATTGTTTTCTTTTATACCATAAACGATACCATTGAAGGCTAATTTTTTTTTGATAACATGTATAATATAATCTAAATTAACATCAAGTGGTTTGTCTAAATTTGTGCAATCAACTTTAACAAAAGCATTTTTTTGAGGGATTGATTCATCTATTTCTACATCAATTATTTTACATAGAATATCTGGCTGTCTTTGTATAAAATCTACTGTGAATATTGGCTTTATCCCATCCTGAGTCTGGATTATTTTTGTATCTATTATTTCAAAATCTATACGTGAAGGATCAATTAAAAAATCTTCAATAATTTTATTTAACTCTGCTTTGATATTTGATGTTTCAATCCTTATTCTATCTTCCATAGTAAACTTTTAGCAGAAATTAATTTTTTGCGCAAGTTTTTTGACGATTTGATTTATTTTTTGTAATGATTATAATTTAGTTTGTGAGTTTGAAAGATGTTCAATCCCAAAGGGATTTTCGAAATATTAACATCAATAAAGTTGGTGTAAAAGGCGTAAAGTATCCTATTACATTACTTGATAAAAAAAATGGGCTGCAACACACTATTGCTGATATTAATATGTATGTATTATTGCCTAGTAAATTTAAAGGTACACATATGAGTCGATTTATAGAAATTATTAATGAAAATAAAAACGAAATAAATATAAAAAAAATTTCACATATTTTAAATCAGATGAAAATAAAGCTAAATGCCCAAAAAGCGTATTTAGAAATAAATTTTGACTATTTCATAGAAAAACAAGCTCCCGTTTCGAAAATAAAATCTTTAATGAGCTATACTTGTGGTTTGTATGCATTTAGTGGAGATACTGATGAACTTACTCTTTTTGTTAAGGTTCCGGTAACTTCGCTATGCCCTTGTTCAAAAGAAATAAGTGACTACGGTGCGCACAATCAAAGAGCCTTTGTATCTGTTTATGTTAAATTTACCGATATGGTTTGGATAGAAGATATTATTAGTATTGTTGAAGCTAATGCCAGTAGCGATATTTACTGTTTGCTTAAGCGCCCAGATGAAAAGTTTGTGACAGAAAAAGCATACAATAATCCTATGTTTGTGGAAGATATAGCAAGAAATATTGTAAAAGCTCTAAAGTTAGATAAACGTATTTATTGGTATAAAGTAGAAGTAGAAAGTTTAGAAAGTATCCATAACCACAACGCATATGCCTGTATCGAAAAAACTAATTAATAGTCTTGAATTTTTTTAAATTTTAGTTTATAAAGTATTAATTGATTGTATGATTATTTTTAAGAAATTTACAAATTATAGTTGACATTTACGATAAAGTAATGTATATAAATTTTAGAAACTTTTTTTGGAGGTTTAAATGAAGCTTCACGAGTACCAGGCAAAAGAGCTGATGAGTCAATACGAAGTACCAATACCAGAAGGCAGGGTAGCATATTTTCCCTACGATGCATGGATGGTTGCAATGGAGCTGGGTTTTCCTGTTGTATTAAAAGCCCAGGTTCTAACCGGTGGCAGGGGTAAAGCAGGTGGTGTAAAGATTGCAAAGACTGCAGATGAAGCCAGAGACATTGCTCAGGAATTATTTGGCAAAACGCTTGTAACAGCACAGACTGGACCACAGGGTGTAAAGGTAAGGAAACTGCTTGTAGAAAAAGTATCAAGCATTAAAAGGGAGCTTTACTTTTCTATTACTATAGATAGAACCATAGGAAAACCTGTGGTTATTGCTTCAAAAAGGGGTGGTATGAGCATAGAAGAGGTAAGTGAGCTCTACCCGGAAGATATCATAAAAATACCAATAGATCCAGCGGTAGGCTTTTTGCCATACCAGATAAGAAGACTAAAGTACGATCTTGACCTTGTTGAGCAGGAAAAAGAAATATCAAGAATTGTAAGTAACCTGTACAAACTGTTTATGGATAAAGACTGTTCGCTTTTAGAGATGAACCCCCTTGTAGTAACAGATACAAACCACCTGGTAGCCCTTGATGCAAAGATAGAAATAGATGACAATGCAATCTTTAGAAGAAAAGAAATAGCAAAGATGCGAGATTTAACTGAGTATGACCCAGATGAGCTTGAAGCACGCTTTGCTGGTTTAAACTTTATCAAGCTTGATGGTGATATAGGCTGTATGGTAAATGGTGCAGGTCTTGCTATGGCTACAATGGATGTTATCAAATTTGCAGGTGGAAACCCGGCAAACTTTCTTGACGTAGGTGGCGAAGCTACGCCAGATACCATAGCAAAAGGTTTTGAGATAATAACCAGGGATCCAAAAGTAAAAGCTATATTCATAAATATATTTGGCGGCATAGTGCGATGCGATAAAGTGGCAAATGGCATATTGCAAGCCTTAAAGACAGTAGAAGTAAAAGTCCCAATAGTGGTAAGGCTTACCGGTATGAATAAAGAAGAAGGTATGGAAATGCTAAAAAACAGTGGCCTTGCATTTTCTGTAGCCCAGGATATAAAAGAAGCTGCTCATATGATAACTCAAATAACAAAACCAAAAAAAGAAGAAAACCAAACAACAAAAGAAACCAATAAGAAGGAGAAATAAATATGGCTATAGCTGTATATAAAACAAGCAGGGTAATAGTACAGGGCATTACAGGCAAGGAAGGAAGGTACCATGCCTTAGCCTGCAGGGATTACGGTACAAAGGTAGTAGGTGGTGTAACACCAGGCAAAGGTGGCAGTGATGTGGATGGTATACCTGTATTTAACACTGTGGAAGAAGCTGTCCAGAAAACAAACCCAAAC encodes:
- a CDS encoding FapA family protein, translating into MEDRIRIETSNIKAELNKIIEDFLIDPSRIDFEIIDTKIIQTQDGIKPIFTVDFIQRQPDILCKIIDVEIDESIPQKNAFVKVDCTNLDKPLDVNLDYIIHVIKKKLAFNGIVYGIKENNFPLIAKEIQKRLNPNFTKFKVLIAIGTPPIDGKNSELKTFFQLNTVGQIDEKGNINFKEKNFAIGVDVGTVIAQYIKPTKGIDGYDIFGNILKAKDGKEIQKINIRIDTADIDKVEDETSIKFISKKKGSLIQKNGIFHVEENVKVDRADIKTGNIDLKNVSDVNIGVIKNDIEEDIVGAGIKVTGKKVVVNGNVGPKAYIEAETVDIKGSVHQEATIKAKIARIKNLNGTLIAEEAFIENANYANIETENKVTIDNCLACNIVSPSVEIKKDMLSSNIVTSSKEVILNNVVGNNNKILIKPLEIKQVSAQYKKLLIQEKALSNEIKMAQSTIDMLKQKLDSNLRNFSESIKLIRQLQAKGAKVPTALLNSVKNFKEIEDSYKEQKSKLASLEEQYKDIIHKIKELQDSYKFAHIIIKGEIDAENLIEFDDTLSRRLINKQRSIKIYVREIDGKDQIVIEPLSL
- the folE2 gene encoding GTP cyclohydrolase FolE2 yields the protein MSLKDVQSQRDFRNININKVGVKGVKYPITLLDKKNGLQHTIADINMYVLLPSKFKGTHMSRFIEIINENKNEINIKKISHILNQMKIKLNAQKAYLEINFDYFIEKQAPVSKIKSLMSYTCGLYAFSGDTDELTLFVKVPVTSLCPCSKEISDYGAHNQRAFVSVYVKFTDMVWIEDIISIVEANASSDIYCLLKRPDEKFVTEKAYNNPMFVEDIARNIVKALKLDKRIYWYKVEVESLESIHNHNAYACIEKTN
- the sucC gene encoding ADP-forming succinate--CoA ligase subunit beta is translated as MKLHEYQAKELMSQYEVPIPEGRVAYFPYDAWMVAMELGFPVVLKAQVLTGGRGKAGGVKIAKTADEARDIAQELFGKTLVTAQTGPQGVKVRKLLVEKVSSIKRELYFSITIDRTIGKPVVIASKRGGMSIEEVSELYPEDIIKIPIDPAVGFLPYQIRRLKYDLDLVEQEKEISRIVSNLYKLFMDKDCSLLEMNPLVVTDTNHLVALDAKIEIDDNAIFRRKEIAKMRDLTEYDPDELEARFAGLNFIKLDGDIGCMVNGAGLAMATMDVIKFAGGNPANFLDVGGEATPDTIAKGFEIITRDPKVKAIFINIFGGIVRCDKVANGILQALKTVEVKVPIVVRLTGMNKEEGMEMLKNSGLAFSVAQDIKEAAHMITQITKPKKEENQTTKETNKKEK